One Bradyrhizobium sp. CCGB12 genomic window carries:
- a CDS encoding amino acid ABC transporter ATP-binding protein encodes MQNVNKWYGSLHVLRDVNLDVTTGERVVICGPSGSGKSTLIRCINNLEEHQQGKILVDGIQVDNDVAHLDAIRREVGMVFQSFNLFPHLTVLENCTLAPMLVRGIARADAEAQARAYLERVRIPDQAQKFPGQLSGGQQQRVAIARALCMKPKIMLFDEPTSALDPEMVKEVLDTMVSLAKDGMTMICVTHEMGFAREVADRVVFMDHGQIVESGSPQSVFGQPKSDRLKLFLGQVLREH; translated from the coding sequence ATGCAAAATGTTAACAAGTGGTACGGTAGCTTGCACGTACTACGCGACGTTAATCTGGACGTGACGACCGGCGAACGAGTCGTTATCTGTGGGCCTTCTGGCTCGGGGAAGTCCACACTTATCCGCTGTATCAACAATCTAGAAGAACATCAGCAAGGAAAGATCCTGGTCGACGGCATACAGGTCGACAATGATGTCGCTCATCTGGATGCCATTCGCCGGGAGGTTGGGATGGTGTTTCAAAGTTTCAATTTGTTCCCGCATCTGACTGTTCTCGAGAACTGCACGCTCGCACCTATGCTCGTGCGCGGGATAGCTCGCGCTGATGCGGAGGCACAAGCCAGAGCTTATCTGGAGCGTGTTCGCATTCCCGACCAAGCTCAGAAGTTTCCAGGTCAATTGTCGGGTGGCCAACAGCAGAGAGTTGCCATCGCCCGCGCGCTTTGTATGAAGCCGAAGATCATGCTGTTCGATGAACCGACGTCGGCTCTCGATCCAGAGATGGTCAAAGAAGTTCTGGATACAATGGTATCGCTCGCCAAGGATGGCATGACGATGATCTGCGTCACCCACGAAATGGGGTTTGCACGCGAGGTAGCCGATCGCGTCGTGTTCATGGATCACGGCCAGATCGTGGAATCAGGAAGCCCTCAATCGGTCTTTGGCCAACCGAAAAGCGATCGGCTAAAACTATTCTTGGGACAGGTTCTTAGAGAGCACTAG
- a CDS encoding amino acid ABC transporter permease: MAAFVEHVVNPTLIEARERPELIGGGFFAWARENLFYSWLSSLTTLILLAVMAKAGISLFNWAVVNAVWTVPAGPQGPITDSCRALGSGACWAVIGEKYRFILFGTYPFEQQWRPAIVAALFVGLFVVSAMKQFWRIELAALWVATLLLIGLLMWGGVFGLTFVSQANWGGLALTLIIATIGVAIAFPLSVFVALGRRSDLPFIKWLCVAYVEVVRGVPLITLLFMASVMFPMLMPEGVNLDKLLRAQIAIILFFAAYLAEVVRAGLQALPKGQYEAAYVLGLSYWQTSKRIVLPQALRTVIPPLVNNFIGFFKDTSLVLIIGLYDLLHSAQVAVAEPAWQGFGVETYVFAGLIYFVFCFAMSRYSQWLEIGLNIHRHR; the protein is encoded by the coding sequence ATGGCCGCCTTCGTCGAACACGTCGTCAACCCAACACTGATCGAAGCACGCGAACGTCCGGAATTGATTGGTGGCGGCTTCTTCGCTTGGGCGCGAGAGAACCTCTTCTACTCCTGGCTTTCCTCGCTCACTACCTTGATCTTGCTGGCGGTCATGGCGAAGGCCGGCATCTCGCTGTTCAATTGGGCAGTTGTGAACGCTGTCTGGACCGTTCCGGCCGGTCCACAGGGGCCCATCACCGATAGCTGCAGAGCGTTAGGAAGTGGGGCTTGCTGGGCAGTCATCGGGGAGAAGTACCGCTTCATCCTTTTCGGCACATATCCCTTCGAGCAGCAATGGCGACCAGCCATCGTTGCCGCGCTCTTCGTCGGATTGTTCGTCGTTTCTGCGATGAAACAGTTCTGGCGTATCGAACTCGCGGCACTGTGGGTAGCTACGCTCCTACTGATTGGACTGCTCATGTGGGGAGGCGTTTTCGGGCTTACATTCGTTTCTCAAGCTAACTGGGGCGGTCTGGCACTCACTCTTATCATTGCGACTATCGGGGTCGCGATCGCATTTCCGTTGTCAGTTTTCGTAGCGCTCGGCCGTCGCTCGGACCTCCCATTCATCAAATGGCTCTGCGTGGCCTATGTCGAAGTCGTTCGCGGCGTCCCTCTGATCACCCTCCTTTTCATGGCAAGCGTAATGTTCCCGATGCTGATGCCCGAAGGCGTCAATCTCGACAAGCTTCTTCGGGCCCAGATCGCCATCATCCTTTTCTTCGCTGCATATCTCGCGGAAGTCGTGCGCGCCGGCCTACAAGCGCTTCCGAAAGGGCAGTATGAGGCTGCCTACGTATTGGGCCTTTCCTATTGGCAGACTTCGAAACGGATTGTACTTCCGCAGGCCTTGCGAACCGTCATTCCGCCGCTCGTGAACAACTTCATCGGATTCTTCAAGGACACCTCACTGGTCCTGATCATCGGTCTCTACGACCTTTTGCATTCGGCGCAGGTCGCCGTCGCCGAACCAGCCTGGCAGGGATTCGGTGTCGAGACCTACGTCTTTGCCGGTCTGATCTACTTCGTCTTCTGCTTCGCCATGTCGAGATACAGCCAATGGCTGGAAATCGGCCTCAACATACATAGACACCGCTAA
- a CDS encoding amino acid ABC transporter permease: MTALNDGIQAHNRRRTTLGTFVSNVAVRRFAWQALAAVALFGGVFWLASNLQHNLAARNISSGFGFLTREAGLPIAEHLIAYTPADSYFRALLVGTLNTLWVAFWSIILATILGTAIGVARISKNWLLAKLASIYVDLFRDVPLLLQLFLWYTILQKLPPVRQALNPIAGVFLSNRGLSFPVVDWQAAHSWILLAFVIGLLATTLYAKRASRKQLEDGRARSFWPVVITLLVIIPLVVGLSLGASVIIDIPQPKGFNIRGGITVSPEFFALLVGLVVYNAAFIAEIVRSGLVSVGRGQQEAARALGLHPKSILTWIVFPQALRVIVPPLTSQYLNVTKGSSLAVAIGYQDIVSIATTSMNQTGQSIELVGIIMAVYLTISLSISLMMNVYNARVALVER, encoded by the coding sequence ATGACGGCACTCAACGACGGCATACAAGCGCACAATCGCCGGAGAACAACGCTGGGTACATTTGTTTCCAACGTTGCCGTTCGTAGATTTGCTTGGCAAGCGCTCGCAGCGGTGGCCTTGTTTGGAGGCGTCTTCTGGCTCGCCAGCAACCTCCAGCACAACCTCGCTGCGCGCAACATCTCCTCGGGTTTCGGGTTCCTTACTCGTGAAGCGGGTTTGCCTATTGCAGAACACTTGATCGCTTATACGCCAGCCGATAGCTATTTCCGTGCGCTTCTTGTAGGGACGCTCAATACGCTGTGGGTGGCGTTCTGGAGTATCATTCTCGCGACCATTCTTGGCACCGCGATCGGCGTCGCGCGCATTTCGAAAAACTGGCTGCTCGCCAAGCTGGCTTCCATTTACGTCGATCTATTCCGAGACGTCCCGCTCCTGCTTCAGCTCTTTCTTTGGTACACCATCCTTCAGAAACTGCCACCAGTGCGGCAGGCCCTAAATCCCATCGCGGGTGTTTTTCTGTCGAATCGTGGATTGAGCTTTCCCGTTGTGGATTGGCAAGCCGCGCATAGTTGGATACTACTCGCCTTTGTTATCGGCCTGCTGGCAACGACGCTGTACGCCAAGAGAGCGTCGCGCAAGCAGCTGGAGGACGGGCGAGCAAGATCGTTCTGGCCAGTAGTCATCACGCTCTTGGTCATCATCCCGCTCGTCGTCGGATTATCGCTCGGCGCATCCGTAATCATCGATATTCCTCAGCCGAAGGGCTTCAATATTCGGGGCGGGATCACCGTGTCTCCCGAATTCTTCGCGCTTCTTGTAGGCCTCGTCGTTTACAATGCCGCGTTCATCGCCGAAATCGTCCGATCGGGTCTCGTATCCGTGGGCCGCGGACAGCAGGAAGCGGCGCGCGCCCTCGGGCTCCATCCAAAAAGCATTCTGACATGGATCGTGTTCCCGCAGGCCTTGCGTGTCATTGTGCCTCCGTTGACAAGCCAGTATCTCAACGTGACTAAAGGATCCTCGCTCGCCGTCGCGATCGGTTACCAAGATATTGTGTCTATCGCTACGACTTCGATGAATCAAACAGGTCAGTCCATCGAGCTGGTGGGCATCATCATGGCTGTCTACCTGACGATCAGCCTTTCGATCAGCCTTATGATGAACGTCTACAACGCCCGCGTGGCATTGGTGGAGCGCTGA
- a CDS encoding amino acid ABC transporter substrate-binding protein, translating to MPSRAPKKNKRIAFNREGTTMVTLGYAQTRTGKAHSKPASALCAAALVAAMTIAPLSAQAQTQSGPSASPSDKVDTLGAIKARGYFICGVAGDRPGFSFPDSKGVMQGLDADICRSVAAAIFGDPEKIRFTSLTSLTRFPALQSGEVDMLARFTTWTLTREASLGLDVASVYFYDGQGFMVKKSLGVKSALELDGATVCVNQGSTGEANMVDFFRSHNLGLKPVVIEKIEQIRDALASNRCDAYTNDASQLGSLKLSMGPAGDEYDLLPEIISKEPLGTFVRKGDQRFFDIVRWTYIAMLTAEELGITKSNIDTFRKTRDPQNQRFMGETGDLGAALGLDAQWAANVIKAVGNTAELWDRSVAGLGIKRGVNRLLKDGGIQYAPPMR from the coding sequence ATGCCCTCACGCGCGCCCAAGAAAAACAAACGCATCGCTTTCAACAGGGAAGGAACAACCATGGTGACTTTAGGATACGCCCAAACGCGCACAGGCAAGGCGCACTCAAAACCGGCGTCAGCGCTTTGCGCTGCGGCGCTGGTAGCAGCGATGACAATCGCCCCGCTAAGCGCCCAAGCCCAAACCCAGAGCGGACCGAGCGCCTCCCCTTCAGACAAGGTCGACACCCTGGGAGCCATCAAGGCTCGTGGATACTTCATCTGCGGCGTGGCAGGCGATCGACCCGGCTTCAGCTTCCCGGACAGCAAAGGCGTAATGCAAGGACTGGATGCGGACATCTGCCGTTCGGTCGCCGCCGCGATCTTCGGCGATCCGGAGAAGATCCGCTTCACCTCGCTCACCAGTTTGACGCGCTTCCCTGCACTCCAATCCGGCGAAGTCGACATGCTGGCCCGTTTCACCACGTGGACCCTCACTCGCGAAGCCAGCCTCGGTTTGGACGTGGCCTCGGTCTATTTCTATGACGGCCAAGGATTCATGGTGAAGAAAAGCCTCGGTGTCAAAAGTGCGCTGGAGCTCGACGGTGCTACTGTTTGTGTGAACCAGGGCTCGACCGGTGAGGCAAACATGGTCGACTTCTTCCGATCGCACAATCTTGGACTCAAGCCGGTCGTGATCGAGAAGATCGAGCAGATCCGCGATGCACTGGCGAGCAACCGGTGCGACGCCTATACGAACGATGCCTCACAACTCGGCTCTCTGAAGCTCTCGATGGGACCTGCGGGCGACGAATACGATCTTCTTCCCGAAATCATCTCAAAGGAACCGCTCGGAACGTTCGTCCGGAAGGGCGATCAACGCTTCTTCGACATTGTGCGCTGGACTTACATCGCCATGCTGACCGCCGAGGAGCTCGGCATCACCAAAAGCAATATCGACACATTCCGCAAGACGCGCGATCCGCAAAATCAGCGCTTCATGGGCGAGACCGGCGATCTAGGCGCAGCCCTTGGGCTCGATGCGCAATGGGCTGCCAATGTGATCAAGGCTGTCGGCAACACCGCCGAGCTGTGGGACCGTAGCGTCGCCGGCCTGGGCATTAAGCGTGGCGTGAATCGCCTCCTGAAGGATGGCGGTATTCAATACGCTCCCCCGATGCGTTAG
- a CDS encoding M20 family metallopeptidase: MSDVAQPATREAAIAAARSYVANGDFAAEMAPRIAIRSESPRADSRDDHLHYLNNEMRPLLERMGFSCQIIENPVERRLPVMYAERIEDPGRPTILIYGHGDVLWGMSGDWKDGRDPWILDEADGRIYGRGTADNKGQHSINLAALRVVLERRGHLGFNTKVLIEMGEETGSLGLAELARNHRDLLRSDCLIASDGPRLAAGAPTLFLGGRGSVGFRLTCEIREGAYHSGNWGGLLVNPGIRLAHAIATITDPTGRIAIPEWTPDRMPPEVRTALKKIALETGPNDPEIDHNWGEPGLAGAEQVYGWCNFEILAFICGRPDAPVNAVPGTANATCQLRYVVGVDPEKVLPALRAHLDVRGFSDVTIEEIKEDFYLATRTNLDNGWVQFALSSMETTLGREASLLPNFGGSLPNDVFAEIIGMPTLWIPHSYPSCSQHAPDEHMLVTVAEEGMQIMTGLFWDLGEAAIRDRQPVATA; the protein is encoded by the coding sequence ATGTCTGACGTTGCCCAACCGGCCACGAGGGAAGCTGCGATTGCCGCCGCGCGAAGCTATGTCGCGAACGGCGACTTTGCGGCCGAGATGGCTCCTCGTATTGCAATCCGCAGCGAAAGCCCTCGAGCGGACAGCCGCGACGATCACCTTCACTACTTGAACAACGAAATGCGTCCGCTCCTGGAGCGGATGGGTTTTTCATGCCAGATCATCGAAAACCCGGTCGAGCGGCGTCTACCGGTTATGTATGCCGAGCGGATCGAAGACCCGGGTCGTCCTACCATTCTGATCTACGGACATGGCGACGTCTTGTGGGGCATGAGTGGCGATTGGAAGGACGGCCGCGACCCCTGGATATTGGATGAAGCTGACGGTCGCATCTACGGCCGGGGCACGGCGGATAACAAGGGACAGCACTCCATCAACTTGGCTGCCTTACGCGTCGTGTTGGAAAGACGCGGCCATCTGGGATTCAACACCAAAGTGCTGATCGAGATGGGCGAGGAGACCGGCTCCCTCGGGCTGGCCGAACTAGCTAGAAATCATCGCGATCTGCTCAGATCGGACTGTCTCATCGCGTCCGATGGTCCCCGCCTGGCAGCAGGTGCTCCGACATTGTTTCTTGGCGGTCGCGGCAGCGTCGGCTTTCGTCTCACCTGCGAGATCCGCGAAGGAGCATATCACTCAGGAAACTGGGGTGGCCTGCTCGTCAATCCTGGCATCAGGCTCGCCCATGCGATTGCCACCATTACCGATCCGACCGGCCGCATCGCGATTCCGGAATGGACTCCGGACCGCATGCCGCCTGAGGTCCGCACAGCCCTGAAAAAGATTGCCCTCGAAACAGGCCCCAATGACCCGGAGATCGACCACAACTGGGGTGAACCGGGATTGGCGGGCGCGGAACAGGTTTATGGCTGGTGCAATTTCGAGATCCTTGCCTTCATCTGCGGCCGGCCCGACGCCCCGGTCAACGCCGTGCCGGGCACCGCTAACGCGACCTGCCAATTGCGCTACGTGGTTGGCGTCGATCCGGAGAAGGTTCTTCCCGCCTTGCGCGCCCATTTGGACGTGCGAGGTTTCTCCGACGTGACGATCGAGGAAATCAAGGAAGACTTCTACCTTGCGACGCGGACGAACCTCGATAACGGTTGGGTTCAATTCGCTCTTTCGTCTATGGAAACGACGCTCGGGCGAGAGGCATCCTTGCTGCCCAACTTTGGTGGATCGCTGCCAAACGACGTCTTTGCCGAGATCATCGGTATGCCGACCCTCTGGATCCCGCACTCTTATCCTTCCTGCTCTCAGCATGCACCTGACGAGCACATGCTCGTCACCGTGGCGGAGGAAGGAATGCAGATTATGACGGGCCTGTTCTGGGATCTCGGAGAGGCAGCGATCCGGGATAGGCAACCAGTCGCGACTGCCTGA
- a CDS encoding Lrp/AsnC family transcriptional regulator has protein sequence MPKKLGVHDLDQYDLAILEILQRDNTTPQRTVGEMVNLSAAAVQRRISRLQKGGVIESNVAILDPETVGLPITILVEVHIESERLDLLEAAKKAFIATPEVQQCYYITGDMDFLLVITIASMRDYEELTKRLFFENHNVKHFKTMVVMDRVKASMGLKLPTEKTTK, from the coding sequence ATGCCGAAGAAGCTCGGGGTGCATGACCTCGATCAATATGATCTAGCGATCCTCGAAATTCTTCAGCGCGACAACACGACTCCGCAGCGCACCGTCGGAGAGATGGTCAATCTCTCCGCTGCGGCCGTTCAGCGCCGGATCAGCAGGCTTCAGAAGGGTGGCGTCATCGAAAGCAACGTCGCTATACTCGATCCGGAGACCGTGGGTTTACCCATCACGATCCTCGTGGAGGTCCACATCGAGAGCGAGCGTCTTGATCTACTAGAGGCTGCCAAGAAGGCGTTCATCGCAACCCCGGAAGTCCAGCAATGCTATTACATTACTGGCGACATGGATTTCTTGTTGGTGATCACCATTGCTTCGATGAGAGATTACGAAGAGCTTACCAAGCGTTTGTTTTTTGAGAATCACAATGTCAAGCATTTCAAGACGATGGTGGTCATGGATCGCGTCAAAGCGTCGATGGGACTAAAGCTGCCCACCGAGAAGACAACTAAGTAG
- a CDS encoding FAD-binding and (Fe-S)-binding domain-containing protein: MEGEVCFDAFTRGRYATDASIYQIMPQGVAFPKTETDIAAALTIAAEHGVPVIARGGGTSQNGQPIGNGLVLDLSRYFNAIREYNPAARSISVAPGIVLEALNTFVKKDGLFFPVEPSTASRCTIGGMTGNNSSGARSLRYGKTVDNVIALKAMFNDGESFTLSDRPIGDNSSPRARDLMNRMLALAEHHRSEIETIFPKVQRRVGGYNLDELLAVRPNISHLLVGSEGTLAITTEATLLLSPLPRHRVMGVCHFPNFRAAMETTQHLVALNPVAVELVDNNVLVLGADIPLFIRTLNDITRGKPNCLLLVEFAGDDLSELRKELKRLDQCMADYGFADAVVEVVEPERQKRVWEVREACLNIMMSMKGDGKPVSFIEDCAVPLEHLADYTDAVTTLFEKHGTRGTWYAHASVGCLHVRPILNMKTEEGVKAMRAIAEEACDLVRRFKGSFSGEHGDGISRSDFIEPMFGGTLTRAFAEVKDAFDPGNRLNPGKIVRPYHMDDRSLMRFPPGYRTSAPAKTALDWSEWGGFGGAVEMCNNNGTCRKMAGGTMCPSWRVTRQEQHLTRGRANTLRLAISGQLGPEALTSPEMKETLDLCVSCKGCKRDCPTGVDMARMKIEFLHHYHTRHGLPLKERLIAYLPRYAPLAAKLAPLMNLRDRIPGLAWLTERWLGFSARRTLPVWRSAWRDKRRQASPSDVVGDGRDVVLFADTFNRYFERENLEAAKKVLQAGGYRMHHVTAKDGGRPLCCGRTFLSAGLVEEARIEARRTAEALAPFVSKGARIVGLEPSCLMTFRDEFAALLPKKEVAPLAKSARLIEELLADDLATGATTLIFRDQQRRTVHLHGHCHQKAFDAMGAVEKTLRAVPGLVIKPIESSCCGMSGAFGYAAATIDISMAMGELSLFPAVRQAGPEDLVVADGTSCRHQIWDGAAREAVHVARVLAMALDD; the protein is encoded by the coding sequence ATGGAGGGCGAAGTCTGCTTCGATGCATTCACCCGCGGTCGGTATGCAACGGACGCCTCGATCTACCAGATCATGCCCCAAGGTGTTGCTTTCCCAAAAACCGAGACCGACATCGCCGCGGCACTGACGATTGCAGCCGAACACGGCGTCCCCGTGATCGCACGTGGCGGCGGCACTTCTCAAAATGGCCAACCGATCGGCAATGGCCTCGTGCTCGACTTGAGCCGCTATTTTAATGCGATCCGCGAGTACAATCCCGCAGCCCGGTCGATCTCAGTCGCTCCGGGCATCGTTCTCGAGGCGCTCAACACGTTCGTCAAGAAGGACGGCCTGTTCTTCCCCGTCGAGCCGTCGACGGCAAGCCGCTGCACGATCGGCGGGATGACAGGCAATAATTCTTCCGGAGCGCGCTCACTCAGATACGGCAAGACCGTCGACAACGTCATCGCACTTAAGGCCATGTTCAACGACGGCGAGTCTTTCACGCTCAGTGACCGACCGATCGGGGACAACTCATCTCCGCGCGCTCGCGATTTGATGAACCGGATGCTGGCACTGGCCGAGCACCATCGATCCGAGATCGAGACAATCTTTCCGAAGGTTCAGCGTCGCGTCGGCGGCTATAACCTCGATGAATTGCTCGCGGTGAGGCCCAACATCTCCCACCTGCTCGTCGGCTCGGAAGGCACTCTTGCGATCACGACGGAAGCAACACTGCTTCTCTCGCCACTGCCCCGGCATCGCGTAATGGGCGTATGCCATTTCCCGAACTTTCGTGCTGCCATGGAGACGACCCAGCATCTCGTCGCATTGAATCCCGTGGCAGTCGAGCTTGTCGACAACAACGTTCTGGTTCTCGGCGCCGACATCCCGCTGTTCATCCGCACTCTCAACGATATCACCAGAGGAAAACCGAACTGCCTGCTCTTGGTCGAGTTCGCTGGAGATGATCTCTCAGAACTGAGAAAGGAACTGAAACGACTGGATCAATGCATGGCCGATTACGGCTTTGCAGATGCGGTAGTCGAGGTTGTCGAGCCAGAGCGGCAGAAGCGAGTTTGGGAAGTCCGAGAAGCCTGCCTGAACATTATGATGTCGATGAAAGGGGACGGAAAGCCTGTTTCATTCATCGAAGATTGTGCCGTTCCTCTGGAGCACCTGGCCGATTACACAGATGCGGTGACGACCCTTTTTGAGAAGCACGGCACACGCGGAACTTGGTATGCCCACGCGTCGGTCGGCTGCCTCCATGTCCGTCCTATCCTGAACATGAAGACCGAAGAGGGCGTCAAGGCTATGCGAGCGATCGCCGAAGAAGCTTGCGACCTCGTACGACGATTCAAAGGTTCGTTTTCAGGCGAACATGGGGACGGCATCTCGCGCTCAGATTTCATCGAGCCGATGTTCGGCGGCACGCTCACGCGCGCCTTCGCAGAGGTCAAAGACGCGTTCGACCCAGGAAACCGGCTCAACCCGGGCAAGATCGTCAGGCCGTATCACATGGACGATCGCAGCCTGATGCGTTTTCCGCCGGGCTATCGCACCTCTGCCCCCGCGAAGACCGCTCTAGACTGGTCCGAGTGGGGCGGCTTCGGCGGCGCCGTCGAGATGTGCAACAACAACGGTACATGCCGGAAGATGGCCGGCGGCACCATGTGCCCGTCCTGGCGCGTCACAAGGCAAGAGCAACACCTCACCCGAGGTCGGGCAAATACGTTGCGGCTGGCGATATCGGGACAACTTGGCCCGGAAGCCCTGACCTCTCCAGAGATGAAGGAAACGCTCGACCTTTGCGTCTCCTGCAAGGGTTGCAAGCGTGACTGCCCCACGGGCGTCGACATGGCGCGGATGAAGATCGAATTCCTGCACCACTACCATACTCGGCACGGTCTCCCATTAAAGGAACGGCTGATCGCTTACCTGCCGCGTTATGCACCGCTCGCCGCCAAGCTCGCCCCACTGATGAACCTTCGCGACCGTATACCCGGCTTGGCATGGCTAACAGAGCGTTGGCTCGGCTTTTCGGCGCGACGTACATTGCCTGTCTGGCGTAGCGCCTGGCGCGACAAGCGTCGTCAAGCCTCCCCATCTGACGTCGTGGGAGACGGGCGCGACGTCGTGCTCTTCGCCGATACCTTCAACCGTTACTTCGAGCGCGAAAACTTGGAGGCGGCTAAAAAGGTACTTCAGGCCGGCGGATACCGGATGCATCATGTCACGGCGAAGGATGGCGGCCGGCCACTGTGCTGCGGACGAACGTTCCTTTCGGCAGGCCTTGTAGAGGAGGCCCGCATCGAAGCGAGACGGACTGCGGAAGCGCTGGCGCCCTTCGTTTCGAAAGGGGCGCGGATCGTCGGGCTCGAACCCTCCTGTCTCATGACGTTCCGAGACGAGTTTGCTGCCCTCCTGCCGAAAAAAGAAGTGGCGCCATTGGCCAAGTCAGCACGGCTGATCGAGGAATTGCTCGCCGACGACCTAGCCACTGGCGCGACCACCTTGATTTTCCGGGACCAACAGAGGCGGACCGTGCATTTGCATGGTCATTGTCATCAAAAGGCGTTCGACGCGATGGGAGCGGTGGAGAAGACGTTGCGAGCCGTCCCGGGACTCGTCATCAAGCCTATCGAATCCAGTTGTTGCGGCATGTCCGGAGCATTCGGGTACGCAGCGGCCACGATCGACATCTCGATGGCCATGGGCGAATTGTCGCTTTTCCCCGCCGTCCGCCAAGCAGGTCCTGAAGATCTCGTTGTCGCGGACGGAACAAGTTGTCGCCATCAAATCTGGGACGGAGCCGCTCGGGAAGCCGTTCACGTCGCGCGCGTCCTCGCGATGGCGCTAGACGATTGA
- a CDS encoding GntR family transcriptional regulator: protein MTDTTLEPREDHASLVAQGDDKSPGSLHDELLGKLRDFIVEGNLADGARVPERALCEQFNISRTPLREALKVLAAEGLIELLPNRGARIRALSPDDIRDLFDLMGGLEALAGRLACERISDEEISEIEQIHHDMYRHYLRRDMHEYFRSNQAIHQKILAAARNPSLTATYANLSGRIRRVRYTANLARGRDRWGEAMREHETILDALRRRSGGELANILFAHLRNKRKAAQGQV, encoded by the coding sequence ATGACCGACACAACGCTGGAGCCGCGCGAAGATCACGCAAGCCTAGTCGCCCAAGGGGACGACAAGAGCCCCGGCTCGTTGCACGATGAACTACTTGGCAAGCTTCGAGATTTCATCGTCGAAGGCAATCTCGCCGACGGAGCGCGCGTTCCCGAACGAGCTCTGTGCGAGCAGTTCAATATTTCACGGACTCCCCTGCGCGAGGCCCTGAAGGTATTGGCTGCTGAAGGCCTGATCGAACTGCTTCCTAATCGCGGCGCGCGCATCCGCGCCTTGAGCCCTGACGACATCAGAGACCTCTTCGATCTCATGGGAGGCCTCGAGGCGCTGGCAGGCCGACTGGCCTGTGAGCGCATATCGGATGAAGAAATCAGCGAAATCGAGCAAATTCACCACGACATGTACCGCCATTACCTTCGGCGGGACATGCACGAGTACTTCCGGAGCAATCAGGCGATCCACCAAAAGATCCTGGCGGCGGCTCGAAATCCCAGCCTGACGGCGACCTACGCCAACCTGTCCGGCCGGATCCGCCGGGTGCGCTATACGGCCAATCTGGCCAGAGGTCGCGATCGCTGGGGTGAGGCCATGCGGGAACATGAGACCATCCTGGACGCGCTCCGCCGCCGGTCCGGAGGCGAACTAGCCAACATTCTTTTCGCCCACCTCAGAAACAAGCGGAAGGCGGCCCAAGGCCAAGTATAG